In Acidiphilium acidophilum, one genomic interval encodes:
- the puuE gene encoding allantoinase PuuE, with amino-acid sequence MTALASYPRDMTGYGRTPPDPQWPDGARICVQFVVNYEEGGENNILHGDAASEAFLSEIPGAAPWPGARHWNMESVYEYGARAGFWRLWRLFTARALPVTVYGVATALQRAPEQVAAMREAGWEIASHGLKWIDYRDIPRETEAADLARAIALHTEITGAAPKGFYLGRCSMNTRDIVMAQGGFAYSSDSYADDLPYYVAGPRGPHLVIPYTLDSNDMRFATIAGFSSGDDFFAYLRDGFDCLYREGKEGAAKMLNIGLHCRLAGRPGRTEALARFIDHITAHPDVWITRRIDIADHWRRVHPPAG; translated from the coding sequence ATGACCGCCCTCGCCTCCTATCCGCGCGACATGACCGGCTATGGCCGCACCCCGCCGGACCCGCAATGGCCAGACGGCGCGCGGATCTGTGTGCAGTTCGTGGTGAATTACGAGGAGGGCGGCGAAAACAACATCTTGCACGGCGATGCCGCCTCGGAAGCCTTCCTTTCGGAAATTCCCGGTGCCGCCCCATGGCCCGGCGCACGCCACTGGAACATGGAATCGGTCTATGAATACGGCGCTCGCGCCGGGTTCTGGCGGCTCTGGCGCCTGTTCACCGCGCGCGCCCTGCCGGTCACGGTCTATGGTGTCGCAACCGCGCTCCAGCGCGCTCCCGAACAGGTCGCTGCGATGCGCGAGGCCGGCTGGGAAATCGCCTCGCACGGCCTGAAATGGATCGACTACCGCGACATCCCGCGCGAGACCGAAGCCGCCGACCTCGCCCGTGCGATCGCCCTGCATACCGAAATCACTGGTGCCGCGCCCAAGGGCTTCTACCTCGGCCGCTGCTCGATGAACACGCGGGACATCGTGATGGCGCAAGGCGGTTTCGCCTATTCATCGGACAGCTACGCCGACGACCTGCCCTATTACGTGGCGGGACCACGCGGCCCGCATCTGGTGATCCCCTACACACTCGATTCCAACGACATGCGCTTCGCGACCATCGCGGGCTTTTCCTCCGGCGATGATTTCTTCGCCTATCTGCGCGACGGTTTCGACTGCCTCTATCGCGAAGGTAAGGAGGGTGCGGCCAAAATGCTCAATATCGGCCTGCATTGCCGCCTCGCGGGGCGCCCCGGCCGCACCGAAGCCCTCGCCCGCTTCATCGACCACATTACCGCTCACCCCGATGTCTGGATCACCCGGCGCATCGACATCGCCGATCACTGGCGGCGCGTGCACCCGCCTGCGGGTTGA
- the guaD gene encoding guanine deaminase: MISALRGPSLSYFANPFDDQGSICHRYEADTLILIEDGIITHAGAYDPALVPHGIVPDHYPDGLILPGFIDAHVHYPQMPLIAAHGRQLLEWLDHYVFPTEARYHDIDFARLIARRFLREELRAGVTTPITYCTVHPESVDAYFEEAARLGLRTGAGKVLMDRNAPENLRDTARTGYDQSRRLAARWHGQDRLFYVVTPRFAPTSTEEQLDLAGTLLREGDGLYMQTHLAENQAELAWVQRLFPASRDYLDVYDRFGLVGPRCLFGHAIHLNEREWARLAEAGATIVHCPTSNLFLGSGLFNLKRALVSANPVRTALGSDIGAGTSVSPFATLGEAYKIAQLRGEVLTAHQAFYLATLGSARAISQDDHIGSIEPGKEADLVVLDPRATPLLAERQSHAETLEDQLFIMMTLGDDRLVRATYVAGRKRHDRDNAGDLS; encoded by the coding sequence ATGATCTCGGCATTGCGCGGCCCGTCCCTGAGCTATTTCGCCAACCCGTTCGACGATCAGGGATCGATCTGCCACCGCTACGAGGCCGATACCCTCATCCTGATCGAAGACGGCATCATCACCCATGCGGGCGCCTACGACCCGGCGCTGGTGCCGCATGGCATCGTCCCGGATCATTACCCGGACGGGCTGATCCTGCCCGGCTTCATCGATGCTCATGTCCACTACCCGCAAATGCCGTTGATCGCCGCGCATGGACGGCAATTGCTCGAATGGCTCGACCATTACGTGTTCCCCACCGAGGCGCGCTATCACGATATCGATTTCGCCCGCCTGATCGCCCGCCGCTTCCTGCGCGAGGAACTCCGTGCCGGGGTCACCACCCCGATCACCTACTGCACGGTCCATCCGGAATCGGTCGATGCCTATTTCGAGGAGGCCGCGCGGCTCGGCCTGCGCACCGGCGCGGGCAAGGTGCTGATGGATCGCAATGCACCCGAAAATCTGCGCGACACCGCCCGGACCGGCTACGACCAGTCGAGGCGCCTCGCCGCACGCTGGCACGGCCAGGACCGGTTGTTCTACGTGGTCACCCCCCGCTTCGCTCCCACCAGCACCGAGGAACAGCTCGACCTCGCCGGCACCCTGCTGCGCGAGGGCGATGGCCTCTACATGCAGACCCATCTTGCGGAAAATCAGGCCGAACTCGCCTGGGTGCAACGCCTGTTCCCCGCCAGCCGCGACTATCTCGACGTCTATGACCGGTTCGGTCTGGTCGGGCCGCGCTGCCTGTTCGGCCATGCAATCCATCTCAACGAACGCGAATGGGCGCGGCTCGCCGAAGCCGGAGCCACCATCGTCCACTGCCCGACCTCGAACCTCTTTCTCGGTTCGGGCCTGTTCAACCTGAAACGCGCGCTGGTCTCGGCCAATCCGGTCCGCACCGCGCTCGGCTCGGATATCGGGGCCGGAACCAGCGTCTCGCCCTTTGCCACCCTTGGCGAAGCCTATAAAATTGCGCAATTGCGCGGCGAGGTGCTCACGGCGCATCAGGCCTTCTACCTCGCCACCCTCGGCTCGGCCCGGGCGATCAGTCAGGATGACCATATCGGCAGTATCGAACCCGGCAAGGAGGCCGATCTCGTGGTGCTCGATCCCCGGGCGACCCCCCTGCTCGCCGAGCGCCAGAGCCACGCCGAAACACTGGAGGACCAGCTGTTCATCATGATGACGTTGGGTGATGACCGTCTGGTCCGGGCAACCTATGTCGCCGGACGCAAGCGGCACGATCGGGACAATGCCGGAGACCTCTCATGA